The proteins below come from a single Chrysoperla carnea chromosome 1, inChrCarn1.1, whole genome shotgun sequence genomic window:
- the LOC123300734 gene encoding calcium channel flower isoform X2, translating to MSFQEKIASLMTRPGQENQPQDDTPWWMKYAGRGLGTVGSGFAILFGLYNCFGILLGDVSCLLGGMWQMLAGFLVIVCEAPCCCLFIDFVQQISDFVDKRPNWNKAVLYMGIAIPPIMFCPGLGSIFGSGLIFGTGVIYGMIALGRKGSRQDMAAMASPGALSPTGGVGGVPGDHHTTLMEDPDGFSRRNA from the exons ATG tcATTTCAAGAGAAAATTGCGTCGTTAATGACCCGTCCGGGTCAAGAAAATCAGCCACAAGATGATACTCCTTGGTGGATGAAATATGCTGGTCGGGGGTTGGGAACAGTCGGAAGTGGAT ttgcaattttatttggATTATACAATTGTTTTGGAATACTTCTTGGTGATGTTAGTTGTCTGTTAGGTGGTATGTGGCAAATGCTTGCAGGATTTTTAGTGATTGTTTGCGAAGCACCTTGTTGTTGCTTGTTTATTGATTTCGTGCAGCAGATTAGTGATTTTGTTGATAAACGTCCTAATTGGAATAAAGCCGTTTTATATATGGG AATTGCCATACCGCCGATTATGTTTTGTCCTGGTCTTGGCAGTATTTTTGGCAGTGGTCTTATTTTTGGAACGGGTGTTATTTATGGAATGATAGCACTTGGAAGAAA AGGATCACGGCAAGATATGGCCGCGATGGCATCACCGGGAGCTTTGAGTCCTACTGGAGGGGTGGGGGGTGTTCCTGGCGATCATCACACTACACTAATGGAGGATCCAGAT ggCTTCAGCAGAAGAAATGCGTAA
- the LOC123300734 gene encoding calcium channel flower isoform X1: protein MSFQEKIASLMTRPGQENQPQDDTPWWMKYAGRGLGTVGSGFAILFGLYNCFGILLGDVSCLLGGMWQMLAGFLVIVCEAPCCCLFIDFVQQISDFVDKRPNWNKAVLYMGIAIPPIMFCPGLGSIFGSGLIFGTGVIYGMIALGRKASAEEMRNNAIAAGLAPQSKPDSAVRIPPQLSSNMRSTLVENAAPISFTGVPVPNDSNV from the exons ATG tcATTTCAAGAGAAAATTGCGTCGTTAATGACCCGTCCGGGTCAAGAAAATCAGCCACAAGATGATACTCCTTGGTGGATGAAATATGCTGGTCGGGGGTTGGGAACAGTCGGAAGTGGAT ttgcaattttatttggATTATACAATTGTTTTGGAATACTTCTTGGTGATGTTAGTTGTCTGTTAGGTGGTATGTGGCAAATGCTTGCAGGATTTTTAGTGATTGTTTGCGAAGCACCTTGTTGTTGCTTGTTTATTGATTTCGTGCAGCAGATTAGTGATTTTGTTGATAAACGTCCTAATTGGAATAAAGCCGTTTTATATATGGG AATTGCCATACCGCCGATTATGTTTTGTCCTGGTCTTGGCAGTATTTTTGGCAGTGGTCTTATTTTTGGAACGGGTGTTATTTATGGAATGATAGCACTTGGAAGAAA ggCTTCAGCAGAAGAAATGCGTAATAATGCAATAGCAGCAGGCTTGGCACCACAAAGTAAACCAGATAGTGCCGTGCGGATACCACCACAACTATCATCGAATATGCGCTCCACACTTGTTGAAAATGCTGCACCAATTAGTTTTACAGGTGTTCCAGTTCCCAACGATAGTAATGTATGA
- the LOC123300721 gene encoding kelch-like protein diablo isoform X2, with protein MGDMVLGERPPSPARLSHTSEKHPRATLTELNVLRRHRELCDVVLNVGSRKIFAHRVILSACSPYFRAMFTGELAESRQTEVTIRDIDEVAMDLLIDFCYTSHIVVEEANVQTLLPAACLLQLQEIQEICCEFLKRQLDPSNCLGIRAFADTHSCRELLRIADKFTQHNFQEVMESEEFLLLPVGQLVDIISSDELNVRTEEQVFNACMSWVKYNVSDRRQHLSQVLQHVRLPLLSPKFLVGTVGSDLLVRSDESCRDLVDEAKNYLLLPQERPLMQGPRTRPRKPTRRGEVLFAVGGWCSGDAIASVERFDPQTVDWKMVAPMSKRRCGVGVAVLNDLLYAVGGHDGQSYLNSIERYDPQTNQWSCDVAPTTSCRTSVGVAVLDGFLYAVGGQDGVQCLNHVERYDPKENKWGKVAPMTTRRLGVAVAVLGGYLYAIGGSDGQCPLNTVERYDPRQNKWSPVSPMSTRRKHLGCAVFNNLIYAVGGRDDCMELSSAERYNPHTNSWSPIVAMTSRRSGVGLAVVNGQLYAVGGFDGTAYLKTIEVYDPEQNQWRLCGAMNYRRLGGGVGVMRAPQTENYIWPATVLNTSKMSIK; from the exons ATGGGAGACATGGTTTTAGGGGAAAGACCCCCATCACCAGCCCGACTGTCTCACACTTCTGAAAAACATCCAAGAGCAACGCTAACTGAGTTAAATGTATTACGAAGGCATCGTGAACTTTGCGATGTTGTTCTTAATGTTGGCTCACGTAAAATATTTGCACATCGTGTTATTTTGTCAGCATGTAGTCCTTACTTTCGTGCTATGTTCACCGGTGAATTGGCGGAATCTCGGCAAACAGAAGTCACAATACGAGATATTGACGAGGTAGCGATGGAtttgttaattgatttttgttatacTTCGCACATCGTTGTTGAGGAAGCGAATGTACAAACGCTTTTACCCGCCGCATGTTTACTCCAACTTCAAGAAATTCAAGAAATATGTTGTGAATTTCTGAAACGGCAATTGGATCCTTCAAACTGTTTGGGAATTCGAGCATTTGCTGATACACATTCATGTAGAGAACTCTTAAGGATTGCTGACAAATTTACACAACACAATTTCCAAGAAGTTATGGAGagtgaagaatttttattactcCCTGTTGGCCAATTAGTAGATATAATTTCATCCGATGAGTTGAATGTAAGAACGGAGGAACAAGTTTTCAATGCATGTATGTCTTGGGTTAAATATAATGTTTCTGATCGTCGACAACATTTATCGCAAGTTTTACAACACGTCCGCTTACCATTACTTAGTCCGAAATTTTTAGTTGGCACTGTTGGATCTGACCTTTTGGTAAGATCTGACGAGTCATGTCGTGATTTAGTAGAtgaagcaaaaaattatttattattaccacAAGAACGACCATTAATGCAAGGACCAAGGACACGACCACGGAAACCGACACGTCGAGGAGAAGTTTTATTTGCAGTGGGGGGATGGTGTTCAGGGGATGCAATAGCTTCTGTTGAACGGTTTGATCCCCAAACGGTTGATTGGAAAATGGTTGCACCAATGAGTAAGCGACGATGTGGCGTTGGAGTGGCTGTTTTAAATGACTTACTGTATGCTGTTGGAGGCCATGATGGACAATCGTACCTGAATAGTATTGAACGTTATGATCCACAAACAAATCAATGGTCTTGTGATGTTGCTCCAACTACTTCATGTAGGACTAGTGTTGGTGTTGCGGTTCTAGATGGTTTTCTTTATGCTGTTGGAGGGCAGGATGGTGTTCAGTGTCTTAATCATGTCGAAAGATACGACCCCAAAGAAAACAAATGGGGAAAAGTAGCTCCAATGACAACTAGACGGTTGGGCGTAGCAGTTGCTGTATTGGGAGGATATTTATATGCAATTGGTGGTTCAGATGGTCAATGTCCATTGAATACAGTAGAAAGATATGATCCTCGGCAAAATAAATGGTCTCCAGTTAGTCCAATGTCAACCAGAAGAAAACACCTAGGATGTGctgtatttaacaatttaatttatgcaGTTGGAGGACGAGATGATTGTATGGAATTATCTAGCGCCGAAAGATATAATCCTCATACAAATTCATGGAGTCCTATTGTTGCTATGACATCAAGAAGGAGTGGG GTTGGACTTGCTGTTGTCAATGGCCAATTATATGCTGTTGGTGGTTTCGATGGTACcgcatatttaaaaacaattgaagttTACGATCCTGAACAAAATCAATGGCGATTATGTGGAGCAATGAACTATCGTCGTTTAGGTGGTGGCGTTGGTGTGATGAGAGCTCCTCAAACTGAGAACTATATATG gcCGGCAACAGTTCTAAATACAAGTAAAATGTCCATTAAATAG
- the LOC123300721 gene encoding kelch-like protein diablo isoform X1 yields MDLLMRSVLNYDGTQFFRNNTKIDSVWGWASPPLGLQPTAVGARGRMGDMVLGERPPSPARLSHTSEKHPRATLTELNVLRRHRELCDVVLNVGSRKIFAHRVILSACSPYFRAMFTGELAESRQTEVTIRDIDEVAMDLLIDFCYTSHIVVEEANVQTLLPAACLLQLQEIQEICCEFLKRQLDPSNCLGIRAFADTHSCRELLRIADKFTQHNFQEVMESEEFLLLPVGQLVDIISSDELNVRTEEQVFNACMSWVKYNVSDRRQHLSQVLQHVRLPLLSPKFLVGTVGSDLLVRSDESCRDLVDEAKNYLLLPQERPLMQGPRTRPRKPTRRGEVLFAVGGWCSGDAIASVERFDPQTVDWKMVAPMSKRRCGVGVAVLNDLLYAVGGHDGQSYLNSIERYDPQTNQWSCDVAPTTSCRTSVGVAVLDGFLYAVGGQDGVQCLNHVERYDPKENKWGKVAPMTTRRLGVAVAVLGGYLYAIGGSDGQCPLNTVERYDPRQNKWSPVSPMSTRRKHLGCAVFNNLIYAVGGRDDCMELSSAERYNPHTNSWSPIVAMTSRRSGVGLAVVNGQLYAVGGFDGTAYLKTIEVYDPEQNQWRLCGAMNYRRLGGGVGVMRAPQTENYIWPATVLNTSKMSIK; encoded by the exons ATGGATCTACTTATgagatctgttttaaattatgatggaactcaattttttcgaaataacacTAAG attgacTCAGTGTGGGGTTGGGCGTCCCCTCCGCTGGGCTTGCAGCCTACAGCAGTAGGTGCCCGAGGCAGAATGGGAGACATGGTTTTAGGGGAAAGACCCCCATCACCAGCCCGACTGTCTCACACTTCTGAAAAACATCCAAGAGCAACGCTAACTGAGTTAAATGTATTACGAAGGCATCGTGAACTTTGCGATGTTGTTCTTAATGTTGGCTCACGTAAAATATTTGCACATCGTGTTATTTTGTCAGCATGTAGTCCTTACTTTCGTGCTATGTTCACCGGTGAATTGGCGGAATCTCGGCAAACAGAAGTCACAATACGAGATATTGACGAGGTAGCGATGGAtttgttaattgatttttgttatacTTCGCACATCGTTGTTGAGGAAGCGAATGTACAAACGCTTTTACCCGCCGCATGTTTACTCCAACTTCAAGAAATTCAAGAAATATGTTGTGAATTTCTGAAACGGCAATTGGATCCTTCAAACTGTTTGGGAATTCGAGCATTTGCTGATACACATTCATGTAGAGAACTCTTAAGGATTGCTGACAAATTTACACAACACAATTTCCAAGAAGTTATGGAGagtgaagaatttttattactcCCTGTTGGCCAATTAGTAGATATAATTTCATCCGATGAGTTGAATGTAAGAACGGAGGAACAAGTTTTCAATGCATGTATGTCTTGGGTTAAATATAATGTTTCTGATCGTCGACAACATTTATCGCAAGTTTTACAACACGTCCGCTTACCATTACTTAGTCCGAAATTTTTAGTTGGCACTGTTGGATCTGACCTTTTGGTAAGATCTGACGAGTCATGTCGTGATTTAGTAGAtgaagcaaaaaattatttattattaccacAAGAACGACCATTAATGCAAGGACCAAGGACACGACCACGGAAACCGACACGTCGAGGAGAAGTTTTATTTGCAGTGGGGGGATGGTGTTCAGGGGATGCAATAGCTTCTGTTGAACGGTTTGATCCCCAAACGGTTGATTGGAAAATGGTTGCACCAATGAGTAAGCGACGATGTGGCGTTGGAGTGGCTGTTTTAAATGACTTACTGTATGCTGTTGGAGGCCATGATGGACAATCGTACCTGAATAGTATTGAACGTTATGATCCACAAACAAATCAATGGTCTTGTGATGTTGCTCCAACTACTTCATGTAGGACTAGTGTTGGTGTTGCGGTTCTAGATGGTTTTCTTTATGCTGTTGGAGGGCAGGATGGTGTTCAGTGTCTTAATCATGTCGAAAGATACGACCCCAAAGAAAACAAATGGGGAAAAGTAGCTCCAATGACAACTAGACGGTTGGGCGTAGCAGTTGCTGTATTGGGAGGATATTTATATGCAATTGGTGGTTCAGATGGTCAATGTCCATTGAATACAGTAGAAAGATATGATCCTCGGCAAAATAAATGGTCTCCAGTTAGTCCAATGTCAACCAGAAGAAAACACCTAGGATGTGctgtatttaacaatttaatttatgcaGTTGGAGGACGAGATGATTGTATGGAATTATCTAGCGCCGAAAGATATAATCCTCATACAAATTCATGGAGTCCTATTGTTGCTATGACATCAAGAAGGAGTGGG GTTGGACTTGCTGTTGTCAATGGCCAATTATATGCTGTTGGTGGTTTCGATGGTACcgcatatttaaaaacaattgaagttTACGATCCTGAACAAAATCAATGGCGATTATGTGGAGCAATGAACTATCGTCGTTTAGGTGGTGGCGTTGGTGTGATGAGAGCTCCTCAAACTGAGAACTATATATG gcCGGCAACAGTTCTAAATACAAGTAAAATGTCCATTAAATAG
- the LOC123306193 gene encoding geranylgeranyl transferase type-2 subunit alpha, with product MHGRVKERTSEEKKAIIYKQQQAKLKAYTQGIDTIFSQRKLNECDENTLLLIAKLLSNNPDIYTLWNIRREILLNGGKQIKQEAVASELYLTEECLRTNPKSYSAWHHRCWVLDNCPEPDWQKEVDLCAKYLKLDERNFHCWDYRQFVVNRAKVSYEDELKFSTEKILQNFSNYSSWHYRSILYKTLSPKSDLFKEELDLVQNAAFTDPNDTSAWFYQRWLLGKCEIPLKVLLAFCNTNMAVVTLTKPTEKPPYFYINNSKTAMNFQPFDENAKCSNIWISSDIPSVINFDQDVVSIAIDNESLINLEYDINNKELKYAEKEPRPLGVSFSEEIRPILLEQLESCRGLLDLEPDSKWTLLTAALLLRGLGGDENNLKSIEMIDKLKEIDYLRKGYYNDLRSQWILNDHLNNVMKNGSLFDNITIDDQSITALYNIEYLLGSRNISVSSKIFYEKLVNKISKIKRTTIQYLGK from the exons atg CATGGCAGGGTAAAGGAACGTACTTCCGAAGAGAAAAAGGCAATTATATATAAACAACAACAAGCAAAATTAAAAGCTTACACACAGGGAATCGATACAATTTTTAGCCAACGCAAATTAAACGAATGCGATGAAAATACtttacttttaattgctaaattGTTATCGAATAACCCTGATATTTACACGTTGTGGAATATACGACGTGAGATATTATTAAACGGgggaaaacaaataaaacaagaaGCTGTCGCCAGTGAATTATATTTAACTGAGGAATGCCTACGTACTAATCCAAAATCATACAGTGCATGGCATCATCGTTGTTGGGTTTTGGATAATTGCCCCGAGCCAGATTGGCAAAAAGAGGTTGATTTATGTGCgaagtatttaaaattagatgaacgaaatt ttcattGTTGGGATTATAGACAATTTGTGGTAAATAGAGCAAAAGTTTCCTATGaagatgaattaaaattttccactgagaaaattctacaaaatttttcgaattattcaTCATGGCATTATAggagtattttatataaaacactgTCACCAAAGAGTGATTTATTTAAAGAAGAACTAGATTTAGTGCAAAATGCAGCATTCACTGATCCAAACGATACAAGTGCATGGTTTTATCAACGTTGGTTACTTGGAAAATGTGAAATCCCTTTGAAAGTATTATTAGCATTTTGTAATACAAATATGGCTGTTGTAACACTAACGAAACCGACCGAGAAACccccatatttttatataaataattctaaaacgGCTATGAATTTTCAACCATTTGATGAAAATGCAAAATGTTCGAATATTTGGATATCTTCTGACATTCCAtcagttattaattttgatcaagatGTAGTTAGTATTGCCATAGATAATGAGTCATTAATTAATTTGGagtatgatataaataataaagaattgaaGTATGCAGAAAAAGAACCAAGGCCACTTGGAGTGAGTTTTAGTGAGGAAATTCGACCAATACTTTTAGAACAATTAGAATCATGTCGTGGATTATTAGATCTAGAACCCGATagtaaat ggACTTTATTAACAGCGGCGTTATTACTTCGAGGCTTGGGTggagatgaaaataatttgaaaagtatcGAAATGATTGACAAACTAAAAGAAATTGATTATTTACGAAAAGGATATTATAATGATTTACGTAGTCAATGGATATTAAATgatcatttaaataatgttatgaaaaatggatcattatttgataatataactATCGATGACCAATCAATCACTGCcttatataatattgaatatttattgggTTCAAGAAATATATCAGTgtctagtaaaatattttatgaaaaattagtaaacaaaatttcgaaaattaaacgaACTACAATACAGTATTTgggtaaataa